The genomic stretch AAATGTGGCGCGATTTTTTCAAATTCAGACTCCGATAAAGTGCGAAGTAACTTATCAGACCTCTTGCAAAATTAAATACGAGATAGGATTAACCAGAATAATCTATAATTTTGGGCGATGGAGGATACCTTAAGTATAAGATTTAATTATGAAACTTGAGAGAATAAAAAAATTAAAGCCAGAAAAGTTTAAAAGGAGATTTGGAGTAAAAAAAGAAACCTATAATCTTTTAGTAGAAATAGTCAAAAAAGAACAAAACAATCACAAAAGAGGAAGGAAAAGCAAATTAACAGTGTCCGAGCAGATTTTAGTAACCTTGGAATATTTGAGAGAATATCGAACTTATTTTCACATATCAGAGTACTGGAATATCTCAGAATCAACGGTTTGTAGAACAGTTCATAAAATTGAAAAAATCTTGCTCAAATCAGGTTATTTTTCCCTAGGTGGTAAAAAAGAATTGATAAAAAAAGAGAATGAAATTAAGGCAGTATTAATAGATGTTACTGAAATAGCAATCGAAAGACCAAAAAAAAGACAAAAAATTTACTATAGTGGCAAAAAGAAGGAACATACATTTAAAGCACAATTAGTAGTTAATAAAGATACCTTGGAAATAATTTGTTATGTAAATGGACGAGGAAGAGAACATGATTTTAAAATTTTTAAAAACAGTAGATTACCATTAAGTGAAAAAATAAAGTGTTTAGTAGACAAAGGTTATCAAGGTATAGAAAAAATTCATAAATTAAGCGAAATACCAAAAAAGAAAACAAAAAAAAGAAAGTTAACCCAAGAAGAAAAAAGAAAAAATAGAGAGTTAAATCGACAAAGAATCGTAATTGAACATGTAAATAGAAAACTTAAAATATTTAGAATACTATCAGAAAAATATAGAAATAAAAGAAAAAGATTTGGGTTAAGATTCAACTTAATTGCGGGAATTTATAACTATGAAATAGTGAAAAAAGACATAGCTATTATTTAAGAACTATATTAAAGAATCCAGTAAATTAATTTGTGTATTTTATCGCCAATGGGTATTTACTTTCCTAGGTTGAGAATTATATAAGCAAGAATTATGATTAACTGTATAAAGGCACTTATTTTCTTTAATTAAATTAAAGGCGATTGCTAATATTTTGTCTTATCCTATCATCTTTTTATGTTCATTATAATTTTGCAAGAGATCTATTGAGGGAAATTGAATTTTTATTAATCAAAGTGTAAAAAAAAACTTGCTATTAATAACAATTATATAAAATTACTTTCTTGTCTGTACGTTACCGTACATTGTTAATAATTTTAAAACATTTTCCACCAACGACGACTACCATCAGGTAAAATAGTATTCCAATTTACCTTAGCAGATTTTAATTGTTGTTGATTTACCTTGGCATTTTTTAGATTTGCACCACATAAATTAGCATTAGTTAAATTAGCATTGGTTAAATCTGCACTTCCTAAATTTGCCCCCTTTAAATCGGCGTTTTCCAAATTGCTTTTAGAAAAATAAGTTTGCACTAAATTAGTATTGGTTAAGTCGGCATTACTTAAGTCTGCACCATAAAAATTAGCTTGAGATAAACTTGCTTCTGTAAAAATAGCTCCTTGTAACTGAGAATAACGAAAAATACATTTATTTAATTTACCACCCACTAAGTTTAACCCTTGTAAATTTTGATCACTAAAATCTTTTTTACCGTTGTTAAAAGCTGTGAGAAATTTTTCTGTATCCCATTTAATAGATGCTATCTTATTGGCATTATTACTCTTTCTGTCTTGAATTGCCTTTTCTAGTCTTGCAGTTGCGGATAAAGTTTGGCTTAACTGACTATTGGTTGCATCAGCCATTGTCACATCCCCCATGTTGGAATCTTTCACATTATGTTGAGAGGAGGGAGTCTTATTAATATTTTGACTTAAACTTTGTTGAAAGGGTTGGAGATTAAGGGCTTCAATTAATTCATCGACAGTTTTATAACGTTCTTTGGTATCTTGTGCTAACATTTTGTCAATAACTTTAGTTAACGCTGAACTGATGTTAACATTTTCTTGCCAGAGTAATTTTCCTGTATCTGGATCGATCGCAAAATTTTTCGGAGATTTACCCGTTACCAAATAAACACAAGTTGCCCCTAAAGCAAAAATATCACTAGAATAAATAGGACGCATAGCTAATTGTTCAGGGGGTGCATAACCCATTGTACCGACGGAAAATTTAGTTAAGGCTGTTTGTCCAAAAGTTTTTGCTAATTGGGTGTTAACTTGATCTTTTACTGCTCCAAAATCAATTAATACTAACTTTTCATCTTTTTTTTGTCGTAAGATATTCGCTGGTTTAATATCTCTGTGAATAACTCTTTCCGAGTGTAGATACTTAAGAATGGGAGTGATGTCTTCTAAAAAGCGTCTTAAAGCTAATTCTCCATAAACTCCTGTGGTTTTGACTTCTCTTTGTAAATTTTGACCATTAATTAATTCTTGAATTAGATAAAATCGATCGTTATCAACAAAGTAATCCATTAATTTAGGAATTTGAGGATGATTAATTTTACCTAAAGTTTTGGCTTCTCTTTCAAACAAACTAATAGCGGTATTTACGGCTTGAGCATCTTCTGCCATAGGTCGTAACTGCTTAATTACACATAGAGGATTACCTACCACTGTTAAGTCAACTCCAACAAAAGTCGCTCCAAAACCCCCTTTTCCTAACATTTTAATAGCCCGATAACGATGGTTAAGGATTAAATTAGAACCACAAGCATTACATTGTTTTAATTTTGGGTGATTTTTGGGTTCACTACAATCAGGATTTACACAGTAGCTAATAATCATAGGTTAATCATTGATAATTGATAATTGACAATTGATAATTGATAATTGTTACCTTTTTAATTACTCATTAATTACCACCATTTTCGTTTACCATCAGGCAAAACTGTACGCCAATTAGTTTTAGCACTTTTTAATTGTTCTTCATCAACTTTTGCTCCTTTTAAGTTCGCTCCTCCTAAATTGGCTTCTCTTAAAATAGCACTGGTTAGATTGGCATTTGTTAAATCCGCTCCCTGTAAATCAGCGTTTTTAAGGTTAGCTCGATATAATTCCGCCCTCTGCAAATTTGCTTCTTTAAGATTGGCTTGAGCTAAGTTGGCATTATAAAAATTAGTACGGTAAAGATTGGCTTTTTGTAAATTTACACCGATTAATTTACTTTGGGAAAAACTAGCCCCTGCTAATTTTAATCCTTGTAAATCTAGTTCGCTTAATATTTGTTGGCTAAAATTACGGTTTCCTTGACGATAATCTTGAACAATCACTTCTGGAGTTAGTTGAACTTTTGCTTGGGAAGGAGGCAAAACATTTGATGCTTTTGGGGGGGGTGTATTACTTCCTTGTTTTTCTTTTCTTTTTCTAATGGCTTCCGCTAGATTTTGAGAGGTGGAACTGGCGATCGTAACTTCATCATCTTCATCTGTAATTGTATCTCTATTAAGAGTATCTTTAGCTGAACTCAAATTTACCATGCCACCAGCTAATTCTTGCTCATAGGGTACTAAATCCAAAGCCTTAATTACTTCATCAGCCGAAATAAAACGTTTACGGACATCTAATTCCAACATTTTATTTAACACTTTGGCAAAGTTTGCGGTAACATTGGTGTGTTTTTCCCAAGCCAATTCTCCAGTATTATTATCACATAAATCTTTTGGCGCTTTTCCCGTCAATAAATAGATACAGGTAGCTCCCAAAGCGTAAACATCACTAGAATAGACTGGACGCATAGCTAATTGTTCGGGAGGTGCAAATCCCATGGTACCTACAGAAATTTTGGTAAAGGCACTTTGAGGATTTTGATTCATTAATTGAGTACTAGCTTGTTCTTTTACTGCCCCAAAATCAATTAAGTATAGTTGATTAGTTTGTTTTTCTCGTAATATATTTCCGGGCTTGATGTCTCGGTGAATAACTTTTTGAGAGTGAATATATTGTAAAACAGGCAACATTTTACGGAGAAACTGTTTAGCTGAACTTTCTTGATAAATACCACCTTTTTTGATTTCTTTTTCTAAGTCTTTACCTAAAACAAAATCTTGAATCAGATAAAATTGTTCGTTTTCTTCAAAGTAGTCTAATAGTTTGGGTATTTGTTTATGATCCAATTTTGCTAAAGTTTTCGCTTCTCTGGCAAACAAATCCAAAGCAGTACGATGGGCTTCAGGATTATTCGCTGACAATTCTAACTGCTTAACTACACAATATTGATTTTTTTGTGCCATGTCCACAGCCAAATATGTTGTGCCAAAACCACCCCTACCAATTTTTTTGATAGCGACATAACGCTTATGAAGAATTAAGTCCGATTGACAACTTCGGCATTTTTTGGTTTTGGTATCATTTTGTGGGTTGTCACAGTGGGGGTTGAGGCAATAAATAACGCTCATTCACTCTCCTTTCGACCGTGAGTTAATTTTGATTGTTCATCTCAAGACGTACTATTAGTTTATCGTAATTTTTCAACAGCAAGAATAAAAAATGAGTTCGGAGTTGAGAATTTAAGAATAAAAATGATATGGTATCGATCGATCATCCAAAAATCACCGAAAAGTATAGGTTAGAGTTCACTATGTTCCCTAAGTTTCAATTTAGAAGTATAACCCATCGTTTGATCTTTGGTTGTATTGTTGCGGCTTTATTGATTTATAGTTTGTCTTACTCGCAAATGCGTCAGGTTGTACAATCTGGAGTCGTTACTTGGATGACTGATGTAGCTCAATCTCGAATTGATTCAGTAGCGGTGGAAATTGAGGGAATATTAGAATCTGTACAGAAGAATAGTGAATTTGTGATTGATTCTTTTGGGTCAAGGGAATTTGATCAGGATAGCATATTATCAATACATCGATTAATGGCAGAACAGTCAATCATCAAAACCTTTGCTATTGGTCGTTTTTCTGAAGTTAATAGAGAGTATGATCAATTATTTGGTTTGCGTCGCAATTTTCAAACTTTAACAGAATTAAAAAGTAATGACTCGATCGATTTACTCAACTCCTGTCATAGTAATTCATCTCATGTTTGGTTAACTTCTAAATCTCAAAATTTAATTTATTGCCATCACTTAAATTCAAATCAAACAAAAATACCACAACTAAATGTTGCCATAGAGATTAGTTTAGACTGGCTAGAACCCTTAGTCATTCGTAAACTTAATGTAGTCGATAAAATAAATCATTTTCCCATCGGTGAACCTTTTGTGATTGATTTGTCTAAACACCAATGGTTGGTGAGTCCTTCGAAAAACATACGATCATTATCTTGGTTTTCCCCTGAATATAGCACTGTACCTGAGTTTAAATCGAAAAAAAATACTTCTCAAATTTTTACAGATTCTCAAGGCACTCTCATTTTCACCATTTTACCGAAAACATTTTGGGCTTTAGGTATTGCTATTTCTGAGAAACAAATGACATTATTTCGTCAAAACTATCTTTGGACAATTATCTTATCCATGACAAAGGATATGATTTTAATGTGTTTGGTCATTTTTTTTATATCTCGACAGACAACCAAATCTTTACGGGCTTTAATTGTTAGTACAGAAAATATTGCTCAAGGTAATCTTAATACTATATTACCTATTACTCGTCAGCGGGATGAGGTTGGCAGACTCACAAAGGCTTTTCATCATATGCTTTTAGCTTTAAAAACCTATATTCAGGAGTTACAAGAAACCACTGCCGCCAAGCAAAAAATGGAAAGTGAACTATCCATTGCCGCTCAAATACAACGATCGATGATACCGTCAATTAAAGTAATAGATGGTTCTAATTTAGATTATGAAATATCAGCACTATTCCAACCAGCGAGGTTAGTGGGAGGTGATTTATATGATTTCTTTTCTCTCGGAGACGATCGATTATGTATCATTATTGGAGATGTAGCTGATAAAGGAGTACCTGCCGCATTATTAATGGCACGAACAGTAACTCTTATTCGTACTGTTACAAAAATGACAGATATACCCCAGAAAATTTTACAAGCAGTTAATCATGAATTGTGCATCGATAATGAAGAATGCTTATTTGTCACCTTGTTTTGTGCCGTGCTAGATTTAAAAACAGGTATTTTAAACTATGCTAGTGGTGGTCATGACACACCTTTACTGTTACGAGAAGGAAAAGTTAATTTTTTAGAATTGGAAACTGGGCCACCTTTAGGAATAGAAGAAGATGCTTTTTATCCAGAGCATAGATATTTATTGAAGCCTCATGATTTAATTGTACTTTATACTGATGGTATTACCGAAGCCATGAACATCGAAGGAGAATTTTTTTCTAGTGAGCGACTAATAGATCTTCTTAGAAATAATTCATTTTATAATCCTGCACGAGTAATTTATGCCATCGAGTATTATCATCAACAGTTTATCAAAGAAGCCCCCCAATCTGATGATTTAACTTTACTGGTGCTTCAGTATCATCCCTCAAACCCCTTTTTTCAGGAGATTAATGTTTTGCAATGGAAAATTACCATTAATAAGGAATTAACCGAACTCGATCGAGTTAAGCCCCAAATAGGGTATATGCTACAAAAAGAGTTTATCACAGTGGAATCGATCCAAGATACTCAACTTATTGTGGAAGAAATTTTGGTTAACATCATCAATTATGGAGATAATGAAGATCCCTATGTCATTGATTTAGAATTTGAGATTAGAGACAAAACTTTAACAATAATTTTCCAAGATAGTGGTAAACCTTTTAATCCTCTGACAGAAATTGATCCCCCTGATTTATCTATGGATGATGAAAGAGAAGAAGGAGGACTTGGTTTTTATCTAGTTAAAGAGTTGGCACAGGAAATTGATTATATCTATCGTAACGGTAAAAATATATTAACGATCCATCAAAATATTACTAAAAAAATGTAGATTATATCAAAGGGTAAAGAAAAAATTTAACCTGAGTGAGCTATAAAATTTATGAGTGAAGGTAGCAATTAGCTCTTAGGGATTATTTTTTAGCTTTTTTTTCAATTAAAGAATAAGTAATCTAATTACTAATGTTGACCAAAAGTTTAACTTAATAATATCTGATAGCTACCCTTTCGACAATATTTTTTAACTTTTTCCTCTTCCCTTTTTCCTCTCGTCACCGAGAATTTATGATAAAGGTGCAAGATCTAAATATAACAACTTCTATAGTTTAAAACTTCCATTTATTCAAATCAAAATTGTTAGATCAAAAACGATGACATTAGAAATCCAAAGTAAACTAACTGAACCTACTACTATTTGCATTATTCTTAATGGAGAACTTGATGCCGTCACAACACCTCAACTTGATGAATTTATTACAACTAAAGTGAAGACTAATATCAAGAATCTTATTTTTGATCTTCAAACACTAAATTTTGTTTCTAGTGCCGGATTAAGAATTTTTGCAAAAGCTAGAAAAATGATGAAATCGAGAGAAGGAAAAATTTATTTTATTAATCCTACTCCTCAAGTGAAAAAAGTTTTTGATATTGTGAAAGTTGTACCTATTTCTGATGTTTTTCAAAGTGTTGAAGAATTAGATTCTTATTTAAGAAAAATACAGAGTAAAACTACGGATTAAAATATACTTTATTTTAAATTAATAATAACATTTATTACTGTCTTTTTTATATTTATAAAAGATTTTAACGTCTTTTTTTACTATCAAAACTTAACTCGATCGAAACTTATGACCAATCAAACTAAAGTATCAGTAATCGTTCCCGATTTATCATCTCAAGGTACAACGAGGGGTTACACGATCGCTCAAGGTTTACAAAAATTAGGTTATCAAGTTAATATTTTTGGTTTTTTATATGGTGAGCAAATATATCCAGAGCCTCCTTATGCTTTGCCAATTACCTATTTTTATGGGGTTAATTTGCCTAAATTTATAAAAACGGCATTCGATTTTATGACAGAAATTGATGGAGATATTTTATATGTAATTAAGCCACAATTAAGCAGTTTAGGTATCGGATTAGTTAAGGCATGGCGTAGTAAAAAACCGATAATTTTAGATATTGATAATTGGGAAATGGGAAGTTTTGGTGGCGATGATTGGCAATATCAAGGAAATATAATTAATGATATTTTGTCTAGTAATAGTGCATTGAAAAAACCGAGCTATCCTTTATATATTAAGTGGTTAGAAAAATCGATCGAAAAAGTAAATGGTATCACCGTTAGCAGTAAATTTTTAGAATATCGTTATGGTGGTACTTATCTACCTAATGTGAAAGATACAGATTTATTTGATCCTAGTAAATTCGATCGCACAGCTATTCTTGGTAAATACGGGTTATCCGATTATAAAATATTAATGTTTACAGGTACAGCAAAACCAGATCAAGGAATAGAAGACATCCTGAAGGCTTTAGACACTTTGAATCAAGAAGATTTGAAATTAGTATTAGTGGGCGGTAACAAAAATCAATCATCCTATGTTGATGATTTACAAAAAAAATGGGGACGTTGGATTGTACAAATATTGCCTCAACCCTTTGATGGAATGCCAGAGTTTATCGCCATGAGTCATATTGTCATGGTGACACCAAGAGATAGTTTAACCACCGTTGCAAAATTTCCCTTCGAGTTAATTGAGGGTATGGCTATGTCAAAACCGATTATAGCAAGCCAGGTAGGAGAAATCCCCAATATTTTATCGAATACAGGATATTTAGTTCCACCTGAATCTCATACCTCGATCGAGCTACAAATTAAAAATATTTTGAACAACTATAGCGAAGCCCAGAGTAAAGGTAATTTAGCAAGGCAACGTTGTATAGAGAATTATAGCATGGATAATCTAACTAAGGGTTTAGCACAAATAATTAGTTTGATTCCGAGAATGTAGAATTAAGTAGATTGGGTTAAACTCAGATCTTTCATCAGTACAATAGTACTAATTAAATAAAACACTAAAAATCAATTCTTATCACTTTTCCCTGTTCCCTTTTCCCTCTGATCACCGAGAATTTATGATAGAGGTACAAGATCTAAATTTAAGCTAATAATCCTCCGACAAATAAATCAAAGATTCTGTCGGCAGGAGTTCTAATAACATTAAATCTGAGAACGAAGTTGTTCCAACATTTTGTCGATATGTGCTATTTCAGGATGTTCTGTTATATTTTTATCTACCGCTTTTTGAGACAACTTAATTTTTTTACCTAACTGTAATATATCATTTACAAGTCTCTCTCGATACTGTTCTAACTCTGTAATCACTTCTCCAATTTCTTCTTTTGAAGGGGAAAGATTCGCTACTTCTGACATGGTAAAATACCTCTTTTTATAATAATCATGAATATAACTTAATATCTTGCCAAATAAGATAATCTTAAGTAAAGTAAACTTTAAAAAAATTTTTTTTTGAAATGGATATTAGTCAAATAGAAACTAAATTAACCTCTCAAGATTTTCAAGATAGACTTGATGCTGTTACCGCATTAAAAGATTATTCTGCGGATGTTGCCATTCCATTACTAATAAAACTTAAAAAAGATCAGCAATTTTTAGTTCGCTCTTTTGTTGCTATGGGTTTAGGAAGGAAGAAAAGTCCAGAATCTTTAGCCACTTTATTAGAAATGCTCAAATTTGATGCCGATACAAATGTTCGAGCCGAAGCCTCTAATTCTCTCTCTTTTTTTGGTGAAATTTCTATTCCTCATTTACAACAGGCTTTTCATCAAGATGATAGTTGGTTAGTTCGTCTTAGTATCTTAGCTGTTTTCATGGATTTTAAATGCCCTGATGAATTATTTGACATTTGTCTATGTGGCATTGCAGGGGATGATTATACGGTAAAGGAAACGTCTATTAGAGGTTTAGGGGAATTAACGAGTACTTTTAAAGAAGATTCTGCCTTAGTAGAATTATTAAAGATGGTAGATGATTCCTCTTGGCGTATTCGGGCTAAAGTTGCTTTAGCATTAGGTAATTTTTCTGATCCTAAAGCTAGAGATGCTTTAAGCAAATTAAAACAAGATCAAGATATTCGAGTTGTTAAAGCTGTTCTGGATGCCACAATTAATAATTAACAATAAATCATCCATTAGTAAATTTTTTAAGTTCGTTAATTAAATGATCAAAATAAGGAGAAATATAATTTTTTTCTTCCGGTGAAAATTCCGCTAAACTAAAATATTTTAAATTTTCTAAACCTAAAATCATAGCAGGTAATGGAACTTTTAATTCTTGGTATAATAACTCCATATTTTCAAGTCCTTCTTGACTGATAAATTCTTTTATTTCACCTCCTATACCATAGCTGATACACCTTAAAAAATGCCAAAAATCTCGCCAACAAGCTAACGCTCTTTCGGGAGGATATAATTCTCCCCCCGGTTCAATAATAGAAGGGAAAGAAATTAAAACTTTTTCCCTTGCTCTTCCTACTATTCGATCGACTTTATCTCTTAATATTTTGCTTTTGGTGAGACTTTTTTCTATATCGGGTAAAAGATTTTGTATTTCTTGAATATTAATATCACTCAAATATTTACCTTCATCATCAGCTTTTTGAAAAATATTAATTACCGATTCAGGATAAATACTTTTTACCCTAGCCGTGCTGAAAATTCTCGCTTTAGGAATTAATTGTTTGGCTCTTTCTGTTAACATAAAATTTTGTGATAATTATTATTTTATTTTTGCCTTGATTAAAAAGTCTGATTCGTTAATTAAAATATCTTGTAGTTCAAAATCTCCTA from Geminocystis sp. NIES-3709 encodes the following:
- a CDS encoding HEAT repeat domain-containing protein; the encoded protein is MDISQIETKLTSQDFQDRLDAVTALKDYSADVAIPLLIKLKKDQQFLVRSFVAMGLGRKKSPESLATLLEMLKFDADTNVRAEASNSLSFFGEISIPHLQQAFHQDDSWLVRLSILAVFMDFKCPDELFDICLCGIAGDDYTVKETSIRGLGELTSTFKEDSALVELLKMVDDSSWRIRAKVALALGNFSDPKARDALSKLKQDQDIRVVKAVLDATINN
- a CDS encoding acetyltransferase, coding for MSEVANLSPSKEEIGEVITELEQYRERLVNDILQLGKKIKLSQKAVDKNITEHPEIAHIDKMLEQLRSQI
- a CDS encoding SpoIIE family protein phosphatase, yielding MFPKFQFRSITHRLIFGCIVAALLIYSLSYSQMRQVVQSGVVTWMTDVAQSRIDSVAVEIEGILESVQKNSEFVIDSFGSREFDQDSILSIHRLMAEQSIIKTFAIGRFSEVNREYDQLFGLRRNFQTLTELKSNDSIDLLNSCHSNSSHVWLTSKSQNLIYCHHLNSNQTKIPQLNVAIEISLDWLEPLVIRKLNVVDKINHFPIGEPFVIDLSKHQWLVSPSKNIRSLSWFSPEYSTVPEFKSKKNTSQIFTDSQGTLIFTILPKTFWALGIAISEKQMTLFRQNYLWTIILSMTKDMILMCLVIFFISRQTTKSLRALIVSTENIAQGNLNTILPITRQRDEVGRLTKAFHHMLLALKTYIQELQETTAAKQKMESELSIAAQIQRSMIPSIKVIDGSNLDYEISALFQPARLVGGDLYDFFSLGDDRLCIIIGDVADKGVPAALLMARTVTLIRTVTKMTDIPQKILQAVNHELCIDNEECLFVTLFCAVLDLKTGILNYASGGHDTPLLLREGKVNFLELETGPPLGIEEDAFYPEHRYLLKPHDLIVLYTDGITEAMNIEGEFFSSERLIDLLRNNSFYNPARVIYAIEYYHQQFIKEAPQSDDLTLLVLQYHPSNPFFQEINVLQWKITINKELTELDRVKPQIGYMLQKEFITVESIQDTQLIVEEILVNIINYGDNEDPYVIDLEFEIRDKTLTIIFQDSGKPFNPLTEIDPPDLSMDDEREEGGLGFYLVKELAQEIDYIYRNGKNILTIHQNITKKM
- a CDS encoding IS5 family transposase produces the protein MKLERIKKLKPEKFKRRFGVKKETYNLLVEIVKKEQNNHKRGRKSKLTVSEQILVTLEYLREYRTYFHISEYWNISESTVCRTVHKIEKILLKSGYFSLGGKKELIKKENEIKAVLIDVTEIAIERPKKRQKIYYSGKKKEHTFKAQLVVNKDTLEIICYVNGRGREHDFKIFKNSRLPLSEKIKCLVDKGYQGIEKIHKLSEIPKKKTKKRKLTQEEKRKNRELNRQRIVIEHVNRKLKIFRILSEKYRNKRKRFGLRFNLIAGIYNYEIVKKDIAII
- a CDS encoding serine/threonine-protein kinase, whose amino-acid sequence is MSVIYCLNPHCDNPQNDTKTKKCRSCQSDLILHKRYVAIKKIGRGGFGTTYLAVDMAQKNQYCVVKQLELSANNPEAHRTALDLFAREAKTLAKLDHKQIPKLLDYFEENEQFYLIQDFVLGKDLEKEIKKGGIYQESSAKQFLRKMLPVLQYIHSQKVIHRDIKPGNILREKQTNQLYLIDFGAVKEQASTQLMNQNPQSAFTKISVGTMGFAPPEQLAMRPVYSSDVYALGATCIYLLTGKAPKDLCDNNTGELAWEKHTNVTANFAKVLNKMLELDVRKRFISADEVIKALDLVPYEQELAGGMVNLSSAKDTLNRDTITDEDDEVTIASSTSQNLAEAIRKRKEKQGSNTPPPKASNVLPPSQAKVQLTPEVIVQDYRQGNRNFSQQILSELDLQGLKLAGASFSQSKLIGVNLQKANLYRTNFYNANLAQANLKEANLQRAELYRANLKNADLQGADLTNANLTSAILREANLGGANLKGAKVDEEQLKSAKTNWRTVLPDGKRKWW
- a CDS encoding phycobilisome protein, encoding MLTERAKQLIPKARIFSTARVKSIYPESVINIFQKADDEGKYLSDINIQEIQNLLPDIEKSLTKSKILRDKVDRIVGRAREKVLISFPSIIEPGGELYPPERALACWRDFWHFLRCISYGIGGEIKEFISQEGLENMELLYQELKVPLPAMILGLENLKYFSLAEFSPEEKNYISPYFDHLINELKKFTNG
- a CDS encoding glycosyltransferase, producing MTNQTKVSVIVPDLSSQGTTRGYTIAQGLQKLGYQVNIFGFLYGEQIYPEPPYALPITYFYGVNLPKFIKTAFDFMTEIDGDILYVIKPQLSSLGIGLVKAWRSKKPIILDIDNWEMGSFGGDDWQYQGNIINDILSSNSALKKPSYPLYIKWLEKSIEKVNGITVSSKFLEYRYGGTYLPNVKDTDLFDPSKFDRTAILGKYGLSDYKILMFTGTAKPDQGIEDILKALDTLNQEDLKLVLVGGNKNQSSYVDDLQKKWGRWIVQILPQPFDGMPEFIAMSHIVMVTPRDSLTTVAKFPFELIEGMAMSKPIIASQVGEIPNILSNTGYLVPPESHTSIELQIKNILNNYSEAQSKGNLARQRCIENYSMDNLTKGLAQIISLIPRM
- a CDS encoding serine/threonine-protein kinase codes for the protein MIISYCVNPDCSEPKNHPKLKQCNACGSNLILNHRYRAIKMLGKGGFGATFVGVDLTVVGNPLCVIKQLRPMAEDAQAVNTAISLFEREAKTLGKINHPQIPKLMDYFVDNDRFYLIQELINGQNLQREVKTTGVYGELALRRFLEDITPILKYLHSERVIHRDIKPANILRQKKDEKLVLIDFGAVKDQVNTQLAKTFGQTALTKFSVGTMGYAPPEQLAMRPIYSSDIFALGATCVYLVTGKSPKNFAIDPDTGKLLWQENVNISSALTKVIDKMLAQDTKERYKTVDELIEALNLQPFQQSLSQNINKTPSSQHNVKDSNMGDVTMADATNSQLSQTLSATARLEKAIQDRKSNNANKIASIKWDTEKFLTAFNNGKKDFSDQNLQGLNLVGGKLNKCIFRYSQLQGAIFTEASLSQANFYGADLSNADLTNTNLVQTYFSKSNLENADLKGANLGSADLTNANLTNANLCGANLKNAKVNQQQLKSAKVNWNTILPDGSRRWWKMF
- a CDS encoding STAS domain-containing protein, which gives rise to MTLEIQSKLTEPTTICIILNGELDAVTTPQLDEFITTKVKTNIKNLIFDLQTLNFVSSAGLRIFAKARKMMKSREGKIYFINPTPQVKKVFDIVKVVPISDVFQSVEELDSYLRKIQSKTTD